CATGGGCTCCAACGCCACCACGCAGGCCGTCGTCGACGGCCGCAGCCTCGCCCACGCGCTGGCCCGTCACGCCGACCCGGTGGACGCCCTCGCCGCGTACGACCGGGAGCGCCGCCCCCGGATGAACCACCTCCAGCTCCTCAACCGGGCCAAGGGGCCCGAGCTCGTCATCGACCTGGTCCAGGAGCGCGCCCCGCGCGGTTTCCGCCGGGTCGAGGACGTCGTTCCCGCAGCCCTGCTCGCCCAGGTGACGAGCGGCTACGCGCGGGCCGCCGGCTTCGACGCCGACGCCGCCAACGCCCCGTCCCCCTACGGGCTGCCGCACCGGCCGCCCGCCGCGGCCTGACCGCCCGCCGCGCCCTCCCACGACCACCCACCCGATCGACACACACCCGGCAGGAGAACCATGACCCGCAGCGGCCAGGAATACCTCGAATCACTGCGCGACGGCCGTTCCGTATGGCTCGACGGCGAGCAGGTGAAGGACGTCACGGAACACCCGGCGTTCCGCAACACCGCCCGCTCCGTCGCCCGCCTCTACGACATGGCGCGCGATCCCGGGTGGCGCGACGTCCTCACGGTGACGCCCGAGGGGCAGCAGCGGCCGGTGCTCCGCGCGTACCACGTGCCCCGCACCCAGGCCGAACTGATAGAGCGGCGCAAGGCGTTCAAGACCTGGTCGGAGGCGAGCTTCGGGTTCCTCGGCCGCTCGCCCGACTACATGGCCGCCGGAATCGCCGGCTTCGTCTCGTCCCCCGACATCTTCGCCGGGGCCGACTTCGACGGGCGCGACAACCTCGCCGCGTACCACCGGCGGATGTCCGAGGGCGACCTGTACCCCGCCTTCACCATCACCAACCCGCAGATCGACCGCACCCGGGCGGGCAGCGAGCAGGAGCAGGACGACCTCTTCGTCCGCGTGGTCAAGGAGCGCGACGACGGCATCATCGTGCGTGGCGCCAAGATGATCGGCACCGGCGCCGTGTTCGGCGACGAGATCATCGTCGGCACCATCGAGCCGCTGCCCCGTCAGGACATCGAGTACGCCCTTACCTTCTCCGTGCCGCTCTCCACGCCCGGCCTGAAGTTCATCTCCCGCACCTCCTACGAGGCTCAGGCCCGCAGCGTCTTCGACAATCCGCTCTCCTCCCGCTTCGACGAGAACGACGCCCTCCTCGTCTGCGACGACGTCTTCGTCCCCTGGGAGCGGGTGCTCACCTACCGGGACACCGACACCACCTTCGGCATGTGGTGGCTGACGCCCGCCTACAACAACTTCGTCCACCAGGCGGCCACCCGCTTCTGGACCAAGCTGGAGTTCCTCGCCGGGCTCGCCATCCTCATCGCCCGCTCGAACAACACCTACCAGCTGCCGCCGGTGCAGATGCAGCTCGGCCGGATCATGGGCTGGCTCAGCATCGCCAAGTCCATGGTGCTCGCGGCCGAGGCCGAGTACGAGCGCGTCCCCGGCGAGAACGGCGCCGTCCACCTCAACCGGGCGATCGCCTCCGCGCACCGGGCCATGGCCGGTGACATCTACCCCAAGGTGCTCGCCGAGCTCAAGCTGCTCGCCGGCGGCGGCCTCATCCAGCTCCCCGCCTCCGGGTTCGACCTCACGCACCCCGAACTCGGCCCGCTCGTCGCCAAGTACGTCCGCTCCACCGGCACCCCCGCCGAGCAGCGGATCAAGCTGATGAAGCTGGCCTGGGACGCCCTCGGCTCCGAATTCGCCTCCCGCCACGAGCAGTACGAGCGCTTCTACCACGGCGCGCCCCACGTCTACCTGCCCGGGATCGTCCGGGACGGCGACCCGGACCACCTGGCCGCCTTCACCCAGTCCTGCCTCGACGGCTACGGGCTCGACACCCACGAGAACTTCCCCGTCCCCGGTGCGGGAGGGGAGCACCATGGCGGTAGCTGACCGCGGGCGGGCCCTCGCGCTGCTCGCCGGCACCCAGTTCGTCCTGCTGCTCGACACGTCGATCATCAACGTCGCCGCGCCGTCCATCGGCGAGAGCCTGGAGATCTCCCCGGCCGCGTTGTCCTGGGTGGCCAACGCCTACCTGGTGTCCTTCGGCGGACTGCTGCTGCTCAGCGGGCGGGCCGCCGACCTCCTCGGGCAGCGCAGGGTGTTCGTCGCCGGCCTCGGCGTCCTGGCGGCGGCCTCGCTGCTCGGTGCCCTCGCCGGTGACGCCGGGCTGTTGATCGCGGCCCGCGCGGCGCAGGGCGTCGGGGCCGCGATGGCCGGCGCCGCCGCCTTCGCGCTCCTCCTCACCCTCTTCCCGGAGGGACCCGAGCGGCACCGAGCGCTGGGCGTGTTCGCCGCGATGGCCGGCGCGGGCGGCGCGGCCGGGACCGTGCTCGGCGGGGTGCTCACCAGCTGGCTCGGCTGGGAGTCCACCTTCGCCCTGAACGTCCTCGCCGGCATCGCGCTGATGCTGCCGGTGCCGCGCCTGCTGCCGGCCGGCGGCGCGGCCGGCGCCCGGCAGGGCTTCGA
This sequence is a window from Streptomyces sp. HUAS YS2. Protein-coding genes within it:
- a CDS encoding 4-hydroxyphenylacetate 3-hydroxylase family protein yields the protein MTRSGQEYLESLRDGRSVWLDGEQVKDVTEHPAFRNTARSVARLYDMARDPGWRDVLTVTPEGQQRPVLRAYHVPRTQAELIERRKAFKTWSEASFGFLGRSPDYMAAGIAGFVSSPDIFAGADFDGRDNLAAYHRRMSEGDLYPAFTITNPQIDRTRAGSEQEQDDLFVRVVKERDDGIIVRGAKMIGTGAVFGDEIIVGTIEPLPRQDIEYALTFSVPLSTPGLKFISRTSYEAQARSVFDNPLSSRFDENDALLVCDDVFVPWERVLTYRDTDTTFGMWWLTPAYNNFVHQAATRFWTKLEFLAGLAILIARSNNTYQLPPVQMQLGRIMGWLSIAKSMVLAAEAEYERVPGENGAVHLNRAIASAHRAMAGDIYPKVLAELKLLAGGGLIQLPASGFDLTHPELGPLVAKYVRSTGTPAEQRIKLMKLAWDALGSEFASRHEQYERFYHGAPHVYLPGIVRDGDPDHLAAFTQSCLDGYGLDTHENFPVPGAGGEHHGGS